AACGTGGAGGCATGGGGATTCCGTCTCACCCAGGAGATCGGCGAGTTCCTGTCCCGGGGCGAGATCGCCCGCCGCTGGTTCGGTGAGGAGTTCCTGCCGGTGGTGCGCATGGCGCGCCGCGCCGAGGTCCTGCCCTCGGTGACCAGCGACGCCGAGCTCTACATGTGGCTGGCCTGCGAGCGTTATCGCCTCGTGCGCAAGCACATCTGGGACGAGGACATCATCGACGAGCTCCGCACACTCGCGCCGCGCCGCCGACCCTGAGGTCGTCTACGACGCGGCGCGGTGTGCGTCGGCGACGAGCTTTCTACAGGCGCAGGTTGTGACCGCTGGCCTGGTCGAAGAGCGCGACCTTCGAGGTGTCGTAGAACAGTTCCGCCGACTGCCCCTTGGTGATCGTCGACTCGGGCGACAGCCGCGCGATGAGCTGGTTGGACCCGAAGTCGGCACCGGAGTCGGCCGCGAGTTCGGCCAGCGCATCGCTCGAGGCCCGCTGGCCCTCGACGGTGAAGTAGGCGAACTTGTCCGATCCCATGGACTCGAGCACCTCGATGTGGGCGGCGAAGGAGCCGCCGTTGCCACGCGCCAGGGTGTCGAGCAGCTTCGCGTCCTCGAAGTGCTCGGGGCGGATGCCGACCAACACCTCGCCGTTGCTCTGCACCGACTGCGCGTTGGACACGACCTTCTGGTGATCGGGGACGACGATCTCACCGATCGCGGTCTGCACCGACCCGGCGGTCAGCGTGCCCGGCAGGAAGTTCATCGCCGGCGACCCGATGAACCCGGCCACGAACAGGTTCGCCGGGTTGGCGTACAGCTCCTGCGGCGACCCGATCTGCTGCACGTGTCCGCCGCGCAGGACGACCACGCGATCGCCGAGGGTCATGGCCTCGGTCTGGTCGTGGGTGACGTACACCGTGGTGGTGCCCAGTCGCTGCTGCAGCCGGGAGATCTCGGTGCGCATCTGCACGCGCAGCTTCGCGTCGAGGTTCGACAGCGGCTCGTCCATGAGGAAGGCCTTGGGGTCGCGCACGATCGCGCGGCCCATGGCGACGCGCTGACGCTGACCACCGGAGAGGTTGGCCGGCTTGCGGTCGAGGTACTGGCCCAGGTCGAGGATCCGTGAGGCCTCGTCGACCTTCGCCGCGATCTCCGACTTCGAGAGCTTCGCCAGCGTGAGCGGGAACGCGATGTTGTCGCGCACGGTCATGTGCGGATACAGCGCATAGCTCTGGAAGACCATGGCGATGTCGCGGTCCTTCGGGGCCTTCTCGTTGACGCGCGTCCCACCGATGCGCAGTTCGCCCGAGGAGATGTCCTCGAGGCCCGCGATCATGTTGAGCGTCGTGGACTTGCCGCAGCCCGAGGGTCCGACCAGGATCACGAACTCGCCGTCGGCGATCTCGATGCTCACCTCGCTGACCGCCAGCGAACCGTCGGGGTACTTCTTGGTCACCTTGTCGAGAACGATGTCGGCCATGGCTATCCCTTCACAGCGCCGGAGGTCAGGCCGGCAACGATTCGACGTTGGAAAAAGAGCACGAAGATGATGATCGGAATGGTGATGACGACCGCCGCCGCCGCGATGGAGCCGGTCGGTTCGGCGAACTGCGAGTCACCGGTGAAGTTCGAGATCGCCGCGGGTGCGGTGATCGAGTTCTCCGTCGAGGTCAACGAGATCGCCAGGAGCAGGTCGTTCCAGGCGAAGATGAACACCAGGATCGCCGCGGTGACGATGCCGGGTGCGGCGAGCGGTGCGATCACTTTGCGGAAGGCCTGCGCCGGTGTGGCGCCGTCCATCTTGGCGGCCTTCTCCAGCTCCCACGGGATCTCGCGGAAGAACGCCGAGAGCGTGTAGACCGCCAGCGGCAGCGCGAACGTGATGTAGGGCAGGATCAGTCCCGGCCAGGTGTCGAACAGTCCGACCGCACGCTCGATGTTGAACAGCGGTGTCACCAGGGAGATCTGGGGGAACATCGCGATCAACAGCGCCGCTCCCACGAACAGCTTCTTGCCCGGGAAGTCGAGGCGCGCGACGGCGTAGGCGGCCATCGTGCCCAGCAGCACCGCGATCACCGTGGTGATCAGGCCGATGCCGATGGAGTTGATCAGCGCGCTGGTGAACACGCTGGTGTCGAAGATGCCCTTGTAGTTCTCCCAGGTGAAACTCTTCGGGATGAAGTTGCCGTCGGTCACCTGGCCCGGGGGCTTGAGCGACAGGCTCACGATCCACAGGACCGGCACCAGGGCGTACACCACCACCAGCAGGTTGATGACCGACCAGCCGACCTTTTTCCCCAACGTCTGATTCATGGTCGGCTACCGCCCCTCGTTGTCGGAACCGGGCGCCGATGCACCGAACCCCTTGATGAACAGTGCGGCGATGATCGCGACGGTCAGGAAGATCAGCACGCTGACCGCCGAACCGACGCCGAGATTGAACGCCTTGAACAGGTTGTCGTAACCGAGGATCGACACCGAGTAGGTGGTGTTCGCCCCCTTGGTCAACACGTAGATGTTGTCGAAGATGCGGAACGCGTCGAGGGTGCGGAACAGCAGCGCCACCAGGATCGCGGGCTTCATCAACGGGATCGTGATGCGTATCAATCGCGTCCAGGCACCGGCACCGTCGACCTGGGCCGCCTTGAGCAGGTCGTCGGGGACCAACGCGAGGCCGGCCAGCAGCAGCAGCGCCATGAACGGCGTCGTCTTCCACACCTCGGCGAGCACGATGATCGCCAGCGAGGGCCACTGCTCGGTGAGAGGCGCGCTGCCGTCGGGGAGCAGGTTGGCCAGGTACCCGGTCTCCGGCGTCCATGCGTAGAACCACGAGAACGCGGCCGCGACGGTGACGATGCCGTACGGGATCAGGACGACCGTGCGGACGGTTCCCCGCCCGAAGATGGTCCGGTGCATGACCAGCGCCACGGCGAGACCGAGTACGAACTCGATGGCCACCGAGACCAGGGTGATGCCCAGCGTCACACCGAATGCCGTCCACCAGTAGTTGTCCCCGAGCACGGTCACGTAGTTCGAGAACCAGACGAACTCGTCCTTGCCGGGAGCCGAGAGGCTGGCCTTGAACAGGCTCAGGTAGATCGAGTAGACGATGGGATAACCGGTCACGACGAGCATCACGATCGCGGCGGGCGCCACCAGCATCAGGCCGAGGCGACGATCGGCCTTCTTGCCGTCACTGGCGTTCTTCGCTGTGGGAGGTGCTCCCCCACCACCGGTCGTGGCCGGCGACGCGGTGCTCGCCGGGGTGTCGGGGCGCGCGTGACGCCCTCCGGGCTGCGTGAGCCCACCATCGGCAGTCGTCATGGGATCAGTCCCTCACCGTCGATTGCCTTGCGGACCTGCTCGGCGAGCACATCGACTCCGCTCTTGGGGTCGAGTCCGCCGGGCGGACTCAGCTTGGCCACCAGCAGCGTCGAGATCGCCTGGTAGACCGGCGATGCCGGTCGGTTGGCGGACGCATCCGCCTCCAGCTGCGCCTTGATGTCGTCGCCCATGGGGTAGGTCTGCTTGAAGTCGGCATCCTCGTAGATCGACGAGATCGTCGGCGGAGTACCACCGCTGATGGAGTACACCTTCTGCGCGTCGGTGTTGGTCAGGCACTGAGCCGCCTTGAACGCCAGGGCCTTCTGCTTCGACGTACTCGCCACGGCCAGGTTCACCCCACCGACGGTCACCTTCGCGGGCGTGCCCGGGTTGACCGCGGGGTAGCGCGCGAAGTCGAACTTCGTACGCACCAGTTGGTTGACCGGACCGAGCTCGGAATCGGCGGGCGGGTTGTCGGCGTCGGCGAACAGCTTGCCGTAGCGCTGCGCCATCTCCGGGAAGAACGAGACGTCACCCGCCGCGGCGTTCGACCGCATGCTGGGGAACACGAACGGATAGTTGATCTGGAAGGAGGACAGACCGCCCTCCATCGCCAGTCGTCCCTCGTTCTCCTTGTTGTTGCTCAGCGAGGGGTCGCGACCGGGCGCGGTGGCGATCGCACGCATCACCGTCAGCGCCTTCTCGGTCGCGGCGCGGTGCGCCGGGGTGTCGTTGAGGGTGATCTTGGTGGCGTCGTCCGGGTCCACCACCGACCCACCCGCGCTGGCCAACAGACTGTTGAACCAGACCATCAGACCCTCGTACTGCGCGCCCTGGACCTCGATGTAGCTGGGGCCGCCCGCCGCGAGGATCTTCGCGTTGTCCGAGAGCAGCTCGTCCCAGTTCTGGGGAGCGGTCCGCTTGCCCAGGTACTTCTGCAGCACGTCGGGGCGGAACCACAGCAGCTGCGTGTTGGTCCACGTCGGG
This window of the Williamsia phyllosphaerae genome carries:
- a CDS encoding ABC transporter ATP-binding protein, whose product is MADIVLDKVTKKYPDGSLAVSEVSIEIADGEFVILVGPSGCGKSTTLNMIAGLEDISSGELRIGGTRVNEKAPKDRDIAMVFQSYALYPHMTVRDNIAFPLTLAKLSKSEIAAKVDEASRILDLGQYLDRKPANLSGGQRQRVAMGRAIVRDPKAFLMDEPLSNLDAKLRVQMRTEISRLQQRLGTTTVYVTHDQTEAMTLGDRVVVLRGGHVQQIGSPQELYANPANLFVAGFIGSPAMNFLPGTLTAGSVQTAIGEIVVPDHQKVVSNAQSVQSNGEVLVGIRPEHFEDAKLLDTLARGNGGSFAAHIEVLESMGSDKFAYFTVEGQRASSDALAELAADSGADFGSNQLIARLSPESTITKGQSAELFYDTSKVALFDQASGHNLRL
- a CDS encoding carbohydrate ABC transporter permease, yielding MNQTLGKKVGWSVINLLVVVYALVPVLWIVSLSLKPPGQVTDGNFIPKSFTWENYKGIFDTSVFTSALINSIGIGLITTVIAVLLGTMAAYAVARLDFPGKKLFVGAALLIAMFPQISLVTPLFNIERAVGLFDTWPGLILPYITFALPLAVYTLSAFFREIPWELEKAAKMDGATPAQAFRKVIAPLAAPGIVTAAILVFIFAWNDLLLAISLTSTENSITAPAAISNFTGDSQFAEPTGSIAAAAVVITIPIIIFVLFFQRRIVAGLTSGAVKG
- a CDS encoding carbohydrate ABC transporter permease, with the translated sequence MTTADGGLTQPGGRHARPDTPASTASPATTGGGGAPPTAKNASDGKKADRRLGLMLVAPAAIVMLVVTGYPIVYSIYLSLFKASLSAPGKDEFVWFSNYVTVLGDNYWWTAFGVTLGITLVSVAIEFVLGLAVALVMHRTIFGRGTVRTVVLIPYGIVTVAAAFSWFYAWTPETGYLANLLPDGSAPLTEQWPSLAIIVLAEVWKTTPFMALLLLAGLALVPDDLLKAAQVDGAGAWTRLIRITIPLMKPAILVALLFRTLDAFRIFDNIYVLTKGANTTYSVSILGYDNLFKAFNLGVGSAVSVLIFLTVAIIAALFIKGFGASAPGSDNEGR
- a CDS encoding extracellular solute-binding protein; its protein translation is MVAAIAAAVVIPGVSACGSGYTTGTLNAYAPADGATFIDQVGKKCSAASNGEYNIVTHALPKAADDQRLQLARRLSGNDAGLDLMGMDVVWTAEFADAGWLEPVPNDLVSKISQESLPGPLETAEWKTDSDAGKRLYAIPTWTNTQLLWFRPDVLQKYLGKRTAPQNWDELLSDNAKILAAGGPSYIEVQGAQYEGLMVWFNSLLASAGGSVVDPDDATKITLNDTPAHRAATEKALTVMRAIATAPGRDPSLSNNKENEGRLAMEGGLSSFQINYPFVFPSMRSNAAAGDVSFFPEMAQRYGKLFADADNPPADSELGPVNQLVRTKFDFARYPAVNPGTPAKVTVGGVNLAVASTSKQKALAFKAAQCLTNTDAQKVYSISGGTPPTISSIYEDADFKQTYPMGDDIKAQLEADASANRPASPVYQAISTLLVAKLSPPGGLDPKSGVDVLAEQVRKAIDGEGLIP